One Pantoea eucalypti genomic region harbors:
- the rsmE gene encoding 16S rRNA (uracil(1498)-N(3))-methyltransferase, producing MRIPRIYHAEPLDIGSEITLDEDASNHVGRVLRMTAGQRLELFDGTNLTFAAEITHVDKKRVKVSVTESQPDDRESPLHLHLGQVMSRGEKMEFTIQKSIELGVNIITPLFSERCGVKLDAERLAKKIQQWQKIAIAACEQCGRNRVPEIREAMTLEAWCAEADSGLKLNLHPRASHSINTLPQPVERVRLLIGPEGGLSADEIAMTAQHDFTDILLGPRVLRTETTALTAITALQVRFGDLG from the coding sequence GCATCCAATCATGTAGGCCGCGTGCTCCGGATGACGGCAGGTCAGCGTCTGGAACTCTTTGATGGCACTAATCTGACTTTTGCAGCAGAGATCACGCATGTTGATAAAAAGCGTGTAAAAGTATCCGTCACAGAGAGCCAGCCGGACGATCGCGAGTCGCCTTTACATCTGCATTTAGGTCAGGTGATGTCGCGCGGTGAAAAAATGGAATTCACTATCCAGAAATCGATCGAACTGGGCGTGAATATCATTACACCCTTGTTTTCCGAGCGCTGTGGCGTAAAGCTTGATGCTGAGCGTCTGGCGAAAAAAATCCAGCAGTGGCAGAAAATTGCGATTGCCGCCTGCGAGCAGTGCGGACGTAATCGCGTGCCGGAGATTCGTGAAGCGATGACACTGGAAGCCTGGTGTGCGGAAGCTGACAGCGGTTTAAAGCTCAACCTGCATCCCCGCGCCAGTCACAGCATCAACACGCTGCCACAGCCTGTTGAGCGGGTACGACTGCTGATTGGTCCTGAAGGCGGTTTGTCTGCGGACGAAATTGCGATGACGGCGCAGCACGATTTTACTGACATTTTGCTTGGCCCACGGGTATTACGCACCGAAACTACCGCGCTGACGGCCATTACGGCACTTCAGGTGAGGTTTGGCGACCTGGGTTAA
- the ruvX gene encoding Holliday junction resolvase RuvX: MSTQTLLGFDFGTKSIGVAVGQQLTGSARPLTALKAQDGIPDWLVIEKLLKEWQPDFVVVGLPLNMDGTEQPLTDRARKFANRLHGRFGIRVELQDERLSTVEARAGLFERGGYRALNKGSVDSQSAAIILQDWFENHY, from the coding sequence ATGTCAACTCAAACTCTGTTAGGTTTCGATTTCGGCACCAAAAGTATTGGTGTCGCCGTAGGGCAGCAACTCACTGGCAGCGCCCGACCGCTGACCGCCCTGAAAGCGCAGGATGGCATTCCGGACTGGCTGGTGATCGAAAAGCTGCTGAAAGAGTGGCAGCCCGATTTCGTGGTCGTCGGCTTACCGCTCAATATGGATGGCACTGAGCAGCCGTTAACTGACCGCGCGCGTAAATTTGCTAACCGTCTGCACGGTCGCTTTGGCATTCGTGTAGAGCTTCAGGATGAACGACTCAGCACGGTAGAAGCGCGTGCTGGCCTGTTTGAACGTGGTGGTTATCGCGCGCTCAATAAAGGGTCGGTTGATTCACAGTCTGCTGCCATCATTTTGCAGGACTGGTTCGAAAACCATTACTGA
- a CDS encoding YqgE/AlgH family protein yields MNLQHHFLIAMPSLQDPFFKRSVVYVCEHNEEGAMGLIINKPMENLTVEGILKKLKISAEDRDPSIKLDKPVFTGGPLAEDRGFILHSAQRTFTSSIRVSDNTIITTSRDVLESIGTASQPTNVLVALGYCAWEKDQLENELMENAWLTTPANSNILFQTPISERWREAARSIGVDIHNMASDAGHA; encoded by the coding sequence ATGAATTTACAACATCACTTTTTGATTGCCATGCCTTCATTGCAGGATCCTTTCTTCAAACGTTCCGTAGTCTATGTCTGTGAACATAACGAAGAGGGTGCAATGGGACTGATCATTAATAAACCCATGGAAAACCTGACGGTTGAAGGCATTCTGAAGAAGCTGAAAATCTCTGCTGAAGATCGCGATCCGTCGATCAAGCTGGATAAACCGGTGTTTACCGGCGGGCCGCTGGCAGAAGATCGTGGCTTTATCCTGCACTCAGCCCAACGCACGTTTACCTCCAGCATTCGTGTGTCCGATAACACGATCATCACCACGTCCCGTGACGTGCTGGAGTCCATCGGCACGGCGTCTCAGCCCACCAATGTGCTGGTCGCGCTGGGTTACTGTGCCTGGGAAAAAGATCAGCTGGAGAATGAGCTGATGGAAAATGCCTGGCTGACGACGCCAGCTAACAGCAACATCCTGTTCCAGACGCCGATTTCAGAGCGCTGGCGCGAAGCGGCGCGCAGTATTGGCGTCGATATTCACAACATGGCCAGCGACGCCGGACACGCCTGA
- the gshB gene encoding glutathione synthase codes for MIKLGIVMDPISSINIKKDSSFAMLLEAQRRGYEIHYMEMHDLSMRGGVASARTRLLTVEQNPENWFQFGSEQVIPLADLNVVLMRKDPPFDTEFIYATYILERAEELGTLIVNKPQSLRDCNEKLYTAWFAEFTPDTLVTRSKAQLRDFWQEHGDIIMKPLDGMGGASIFRVKKDDPNFGVITETLTEHESRFCMAQNYIAAIKEGDKRVLVVDGEPVPYCLARIPQGGETRGNLAAGGRGEARALSESDWEIARRVGPTLKAKGLIFVGLDIIGDKLTEVNVTSPTCIREIEAAFPISITGMLMDAIEKRLG; via the coding sequence ATGATTAAACTTGGCATCGTGATGGACCCTATTTCGTCCATCAATATTAAAAAAGACTCCAGCTTCGCCATGCTGCTGGAAGCACAGCGCCGTGGTTACGAAATTCACTACATGGAGATGCACGATCTCTCCATGCGTGGTGGCGTGGCGTCTGCCCGCACCCGCCTGCTGACCGTTGAGCAGAACCCTGAGAACTGGTTCCAGTTCGGCAGCGAGCAGGTGATCCCGCTGGCTGATCTGAACGTGGTGCTGATGCGTAAAGATCCGCCATTCGATACCGAGTTCATCTATGCGACCTACATTCTGGAGCGTGCTGAAGAGCTGGGTACGCTGATCGTGAATAAGCCGCAGAGCCTGCGCGACTGTAACGAAAAGCTCTACACCGCCTGGTTCGCCGAGTTTACGCCGGACACCCTGGTCACCCGCAGCAAAGCGCAGCTGCGTGATTTCTGGCAGGAGCATGGTGATATCATCATGAAGCCGCTGGATGGTATGGGCGGTGCGTCTATTTTCCGCGTGAAGAAAGACGATCCTAACTTTGGCGTGATTACCGAAACCCTGACCGAGCATGAGAGTCGTTTCTGCATGGCGCAGAACTACATTGCGGCAATCAAAGAGGGTGACAAACGCGTGCTGGTGGTGGATGGCGAGCCGGTGCCTTACTGCCTGGCACGTATTCCGCAGGGCGGTGAAACGCGTGGCAACCTCGCGGCTGGTGGGCGTGGTGAAGCACGTGCGTTAAGCGAAAGCGACTGGGAAATTGCACGTCGTGTTGGCCCGACGCTGAAAGCAAAAGGACTGATTTTTGTCGGTCTGGACATCATCGGTGATAAACTGACAGAAGTTAACGTGACCAGCCCAACCTGCATACGTGAAATTGAGGCTGCGTTCCCGATCTCCATCACCGGCATGTTGATGGATGCCATTGAGAAACGCCTGGGCTGA